The sequence TGCACAAAGTGCTGTCCATGTGAAAATTGGCATATCCATTAACTTCATGCCTGGAGCACGCAATTTAATGATAGTTACAAAGAAGTTTACACCTGTAAGTGTTGTACCTACACCAGAAATCTGAATTGCCCAAATGTAGTAATCTACACCAACACCTGGTGAATATTGGATACCTGAAAGTGGAGGATAACCCATCCAACCTGTCGCAGCAAATTCACCAATTGCAAGTGAAGCCATTACTAACCCAGCAGAGCCAGTAAATAACCAGAAACTTAAAGAGTTAAGTAAAGGGAAAGCAACATCACGTGCACCGATTTGTAAAGGTACAATAATGTTAAAGAATGCTGTAACTAAACCCATCGCTACGAAGAAAATCATGATTACACCATGAGCGGTGAAGATTTGGTCGTAGTGTTCTGGATGTAAGTAACCTTCACCGCCATTTTTAGCGAGAAAGAGTTGTAGACGCATCATAATTGCATCGGCGAAACCACGCAAAAGCATGACAATCGATACAATTACATACATAATACCAATTTTCTTGTGGTCTACAGTGGTAAACCACTCATTCCACAAATAGCCCCATTTTTTGAAATAAGTGACAGCACCAAGAATGGCGATAGCACCAATAATCATAAATGCAACTGTTACCAATACGATTGGATCGTGTGGGATTGCATCAGGACCTAATTTACCGAATAAAAATGACATCTTTTTATTCTCCTACTTGTGCGACATTAGCACAGATATTGTCTTTTGCCGCTTCAGTTACATCACTTGTTTGACTATCATTATGATAGTTACTCATATAGCAGTTAATGACTGAAGGGAAAATGCTAAGATCTGCAGAAGAGTAATAAGTTACTGGGTGTGGCTTAGTTGGATAAGCCCCTTCTTCTTGAGCAATTTTAGCTAATTTCTTCTGTGTTTCTGATTCATGTTCAGCATTTTTAACCATAGCATCAATTTGTAATTGAGAACGGTTACCATCGCGTAAAGATTTAAATACAGCCTTATCTAGCATACCTTGCTGGATAGCGTATACTGGTTTACCATCTTGTTCACCAACTACAACAGAATCACCTTTACCGTCTTTAATGGTTTGTACCCAAGCATTAAAATCACCTTCAGTTAAGCTATGTGCTTTGAAGTGCATTTGTGAGAAACCATAGCCACTATAAGTTGCTGAGAAACCGCTATATACACCTGGTTCATTTGCTTGTAAGTTAAGGTGTGTCTGCATACCTGCCATCGCGTAAATTTGACCCGCTAACTGTGGAATGAAGAATGAATTCATTGTAAAGTTAGAAGTAATACGGAAATTGATAGGTGTTTGCTCTGGAATACGTACTTCATTTACCATAGCAATATTTTGCTCTGGATAAATAAAGATCCATTTGAATTGTTCAGCAATGACTTGAATCGTTAATGCTTGTTTGTCAGATTCTAGCGGACGATAAGGGTCATATTTATGAGAACCCCACCATGTTAAAGTTGCTAGAACGATAATAATGATAACAGGAATCCCCCAAACGACAACTTCAATCGTTGTTGAGTGGTTCCAATCAGGTTTGTATTCTGCGCCTTTACCTGCACGATACTTATAACTAAACCAAATTGCCATGATAATCGTTGGAATAACAACTAAAAGCATGACATAGATCGAAATCATCATTAAGGTACTAAGACCTTCAGCGATAGGACCTTTTGGATTGATGAGTACCATATCGCCGCCACAACCAGAAAGCAGGGCGGTTAGCAATGTTAAAGACAATACAGCTAATTTTGTTTGTCTCATGTTACAACCTCAATCAAGAGTTTATGTCCCATTAAATTCGGGATTAGCGATAAAAATGTCGCATGATTGAAAAATACTGCAAAAAAACGCTACAATTTTTTTCAATGATGTAACAACGTTATCTTATAGCCATATTATGCACTAAAATTCAAAACTATGCTACCACTTATCAACAGAAAAGTGAAATAAAATAACCCGATTGAAATGCTAGGAATTTTAATAAAAACATAGACTTGTTTTTGTTGAAATTGTACTAAATTGAGGGATCTATCACAAAAAAACATTAAAAAAGAAGAGCAGGAAATACTCTTCTTTAATAAAAACATATAAATAATATGTGATAAATTATTGAGCAATATCAACGACTTTAGTCTTAGCTAAACGGTCATGTAGGGTTTGATTTTGTTTACTAAACAACATCACAAAATCAACAATTAATACGATGATTAAGAGTGGGAAGATTTGTGCAATTTGAAAAATCATAAAAAATACAAATGAACGGATAATAAATGCTCTCCCACCTGTAGTGATTTTATTGGTATTTATATCAACAATCTGTAATTTGAATAATTTTTTGCCAATACTTTGTCCAGAACGGCGAATTAAATCATTTTGAATAAATAAAATAAATAGGGTATAACCTAATACTGATAAACTTACCCAGTTGGGTAATGATTGGGCAAATTCCAGCATGAGTTGATTTTGTTCTGCTGATGTTTGTGCTTGAGCAACTTTATTAAGAAAAGTTTGATCAAGATAAGAAGCATATAAAATAATCTGTGGAATAAATAAAATTCCCCAATCAACTAGTTTAGCAATACAACGTTTGCCCACGCTGGCTAATCTGATATTTTGATTATTATTTATATTATCATTATTTGCCCGCCCTGTGAAAACAGATTGCTGGATAGATGTTTGTTCAGATGTTGTAAATGGACTTTGATTAGCCATCGTCTGTGGTTGATAAAAATGCTGACCCTGTGTAATTTCCCCAATTGGTTTCCATTCTTGCATACCTGCATGCCACATTAAATCAGTAAGTAAAACTTGCTGACTTTGGAGCATTTGGTTTAATTGTTCAAGACTATAAGGACCAGCTTGTTGATTATTACGAGCTAGATAAATTTGTAGTTCCGACATAATAAATCCTAAAGTTTATCAAGGTAATCATAAAGATGAATAAATGTACCTGATTTTAACGGATTTTTCAATTCATAATCTGTGAATATTAAGTATAGATTACACACTCGTCATATATTGTGATACTATGATGATGTATTTAATAGTTATGCTCTATTGATGTATCCTGTTGTGTAATGGGAAACCACTGCTGATTTAGTAAATTATAATCATTTACTAAGTTATTTTGTACTTGACGCATATCAAATAATTTTATATCTTTAGGTAACTGAATTAAAATTGGTAGACGAGAGAAACCATTTTCTCCCATATTGAGTGCATAAAGATGATGTGAGTTCGAAGAAAGAGACATTTGCTCTTCTTCAATATAAAGCATAGTAGATGGATGAATATCTTTCATCATCATTATATCTGAATAGATTTTTTGTTTAATTTTGTATATTTTATTTAATGTTTCACTAATCAGTCGAGTAAAATTTGGTTTTTTTATAAATATTCTTTTTAACCAAAACATACTATCTATTTCGTGTTCTTGAGCATATAAATGTTGAAGCTCTTTTTGTAGTTTGATTTCTTGTTCAATCCCTGTCTCTAAAATTTTGAATAGGTCATAGATGACTTTTTCAGCTTTTTGATTCTGTAACTGATACTCATTATCATGATAATATAAAAAAATTTCATGATGACGTTTTTCAGTAATTGCATTCCATGCTAATAAACGATTCATAAAATTTTGTACTTGATGGTTTAGTTTAAATGTGGATTGATTACAAATGTTATTATAATGAACAATTAAGTTAGTGAAAAATAAACGTGTGCAAAGGTAAAAGTAAGTATAATCATCTTTAGTTTTTGCCAGATGGCGTAGAGCATAACTTATTTCTTGTAATAAATATACAGAAATACTTTGTTCAAGTTCGAAGAGACGAGATTCTAATGGTTGATGAAAAAAACTTTTGGAATTTAAGTTCTTTTCAAAAGCGGGCATTGTATGATTCTGTAAATTGTAGTTGATTTTTTTAGAAAAATCAATTGCTTGTTTAGAGACCTCACGAGGAATAGTAAAAAATAATTGAAGTTGCCGTTGAGCGTCTTGTAATATCATATCAAAACCATTAATGTTTGCTGTTTGCTGTTTGCTGTTTGCTGTTTGCTGTTTGCTGTTTGCTGTTTGCTGTTTGCTGTTTGCTGTTTGCTGTTTGCTGTTTGCTGTTTGCTGTTTGCTGTTTGCTGTTTAGGTAATGTATTTCTGCATTAACCATTATGGTAAATCCCAAATAAATTAGAATATAATAATGATTATTATTATAATGTAACCTTATAATACAAGCAATAGCAGATATAAATTATTCATAACAAAAACGCACCGAATATCGATGCGTTTTATTCATTTGATTGAGCTGATTTAAATATTAACCAGCACGGTCAAACATCATACTACGAATATGACCAATTGCCTTAGTAGGGTTTAAACCTTTAGGACATACTGATACACAGTTCATAATACCTTTACAACGGAATAAACTGAATGGGTCGTCTAAACGAGCTAAACGTTCAGCAGTTGCAGTATCACGAGAGTCAATGATGAAACGATATGCATTTAATAATGCTGATGGACCTAAGAATTTGTCTGGGTTCCACCAGAATGAAGGGCATGATGTTGAACAACATGCACATAAAATACATTCATATAAACCATCTAAATGTTCACGGTCTGCTTGTGATTGTAAACGCTCTTTTGGTGGAGCTGGTTGGTTATTGATTAAGAATGGTTGAATCTTGTTATATTGATCATAGAACTGATTCATATCTACCACTAAATCTTTAATTACTGGCAAACCAGGAAGAGGGCGAATTACAATTTTTTCTGGTAAATCATTAAGGTTTTGTAAGCAAGCCAAACCATTTTTACCATTAATATTGACACCATCAGAACCACAAATACCTTCACGGCAAGAACGGCGGAATGTTAAAGTTTCATCTTGCTTTTTCAAATCAAGAAGAGCATCAAGCAACATACGGTGCTTATCAGTCAATTCAAGTTTGAATGTTTGCATATATGGTTTACTATCCTTATCAGGATCGTAACGATAAATTTCAAAAATTCGAGTACCACGACTCATCTTTACTCTCCTAATTAGAATGTACGAGGTTTAGGTTCGATTGGTTCAACGCTAAGTGGGCTGAAACGTACTGGCTTATACTCTAAACGATTGTCTTCAGAGAACCAAAGTGTATGCTTCATCCACTCATCATCACGGCGACCATAAGAATATTCTGGATGGTCAGCAGGTAATTCATAATCAAGGACTGTATGTGCCCCACGACATTCTTTACGAGCAGCAGCTGAAATCAAGGTTGCTTTTGCTACTTCATATAAGTTTTCAACTTCTAAAGCTTCAATACGAGCGGTGTTGAATACTTTAGATTTGTCTTTTAAGTGGATATTACGTACACGTGGTTCAAGAGCAAGAATTTCACGCACGCCTTTTTCAAGTAATTCAGCAGTACGGAATACACCTGCGTGATATTGAACGATTTCACGAATTTCATCAGCAACGTCTTGAGCATTTTCGCCTTCAGTTGATTCGTCTAACTTACGAATACGAGCTAATGTTTTTTCTAATACATCTGTTGGTAAAGGGATGTATTCATCAGTACATTCTTTAGTGATGTATTCAATAATATGCTTACCAGCAGCTTTACCAAATACGACTAAGTCTAATAAAGAATTAGTACCTAAACGGTTTGCACCATGTACTGATACGCAAGAACATTCACCAATCGCATAGAAACCTTTTACAGGTTTAGTATAGTTGCGATCGCCTTCGTATGTATATTCTTTAGTCTCTTTATTATAGTGTGCTTTTAAAGGTGTAATTTCTTTACCTTCTGGTACACATACTTGACCGTGAATATTGGTTGGAATACCACCCATCTGATAGTGAATTGTTGGTACAACAGGAATTGGCTCTTTAGTACAATCTACGTTAGCGAATTTTTTACCAATTTCAAATACAGATGGTAAACGCTTCATAATTGTTTCAGCACCTAAATGCGTCATATCAAGTAAGATATAGTCAGCATTTGGTCCACAACCACGACCTTCTTTAATTTCTTGGTCCATTGAACGAGATACGAAATCACGAGGAGCTAAGTCTTTAAGTGTTGGTGCATAGCGTTCCATAAATGGTTCGCCATCTTTATTACGCAAGATACCACCTTCACCACGACAACCTTCAGTTAAAAGCACCCCTGCACCTGCTACACCTGTAGGGTGGAATTGCCAGAATTCCATATCTTGTAATGGAATACCTGCACGAGCAGCCATACCTAAGCCATCACCTGTGTTGATATAAGCATTGGTAGAAGCACGATATACACGACCTGCACCACCTGTAGCAAATAATGTTGCTTTCGCTTGGAATACTGCAACTTTACCTGTTTCTTGGTCAATTGCAGTTACACCTAACACATCACCATTTTCATTGCGGATTAAGTCAAGAGCAATCCATTCTACATAGAATTGCGTACCCATTTTTACGTTACTTTGGTACAATGTGTGTAACAATGCATGACCTGTACGGTCAGCAGCAGCACAAGCACGAGGTACAGCTTTTTCACCATAGTTTGCAGAGTGACCGCCAAAAGGACGTTGATAAATCGTACCATCTTCATTACGGTCAAAAGGCATACCTAAATGTTCTAATTCATAAACCACATAAGGTGCTTCACGGCACATAAATTCAATTGCGTCTTGATCACCTAACCAGTCAGAACCTTTTACAGTATCATAGAAATGATAATGCCAGTTATCTTCCTGCATGTTACCTAATGATGCACCAATACCACCTTGAGCAGCTACGGTATGTGAACGAGTAGGGAATACTTTAGTTAAAACGGCAACTTTTAAGCCTGCTTGTGCAAGTTGGTAAGATGCACGCATACCTGAACCACCACCACCAACGATGACAGCATCAAAATTTAGCATTTCAACATTAGTATAATTTTCATTAACACTAGCCATGATATATTCCTATTAGTTTGCCCAGAAAATCTGGATACCCCAGATTGCATAGACAACGACTGCAATCACAACCGCAGTAGTTAAGACAAAACGTAAACTTTTTGCTTTTTCGCCCATTTGACGAGTAGTTACATAGTCAGTAAAGACTTGCCACATACCAATCCAAGCATGAGCAACCAATGAAAAAATTGCCAATAAAGAGAATAACTTCATTGGTAGGGTCATCATAAAGCCAGCCCAATTTTCATATGTTACTTCGCCAGTACAAATAAACCAACCAAGCAATACAACGGTATAAACCGCTAAAACGACAGCACTTACACGTTGGATAAACCAATCACGAGAGCCTGAACCTGTTAAACCAGTAGCACTTTTCATTAGAACATAATCCAGATAAAGGCTGCGATAATACCAATCACAGATAAAATCAATGAAATTGTGGCAGCAGTACGACCACTTTGCAGTTCTTCATTAAAGCCAAGATCAGCAAATAAATGCTTGATACCCATAATAAAGTGATAAATCAAGCCTGCAACAAATACCCAAATGATAAAACGTGCAGCAATATGATCAAACACTTTTTGAACGTAGGCAAAACCTTCAGGCGATGATAAAGAGCGATCTAAAAGCCAAAGAAAAACTGGCACCAATAAGAAAACGATAACACCCGAAATACGGTGTAAAATTGAAGCAATTGCGACAGGCGATTTTAGGTTTACCGCTAAAATCTGATCTGTAGACAAATTGACAGGTCTGTTGCTTTTCACAGCGGGCATCCCATAAGTTAAAACTTCAATTGAAGTTTGTTTGAATTAATTGAGAAAGCTGGCAATCTTGCCTGCTTATTTTAAATAAAACGGTGTTGTTTTTAAAATAAGCATACAAGCAATTTAAAAACATTGGAATTATATAGCCTTATTTAACAAAATACAAATAAAGAATGGACACTTTTTAAAATTATTTCACTTAAATAATAATCAATATCATGTATTTAGCTTCTGTGGATAAATTTGTGTATAACAGAATGTACTATGTTTTTTATTTTATTGAATATTTTTATAAAGTGACATTTTGCCTCATAATAATTTTTTAGACATTTATTTGATGAATAATTGATATTATTGGATTTATATACACAATATGTTACATATATTTTATTATAAAATGATAATTATTATTCACTATAATAATGATTCGAGATCTATTTAATTAGGTGATAATAAATTAGTGCTAATTCATTGAATAATAATTATAAATGAATTAGAATGTAAATAAGTAATGAATTTACATGATGAACAAAATGTAATCAAATACACAGCGTATTAGGCTTTAGTATGATTGACAAAATGTTGATAGTATAAGATTCTAATGCACATCAAATTTTTACTTGCGATACTTATTTTGAAACTTTTAATAAAATTGGTAGAGCAAAATTTTAAGATTCATTTTATTTATTTAGACAGGAGAATGTAAATGTCTGAATCTAAAAAAGCAACGTTAGAGCTTAATGGAAAAAAAATTGACTTACCTATCTACAGTGGTACATTAGGTCCTGATGTTATTGATGTAGGTAGCTTGTTAAAAGAAGGTCATTTTACGTTTGACCCTGGTTTTATGTCTACATCTTCTTGTGAATCTAAAATTACATTTATTGATGGTGATAAAGGTATTCTATTACACCGTGGTTATCCAATTGATGAATTAGCAACTAAAGCGGATTATTTGGAAACTTGTTATTTGCTATTAAATGGTGAGTTACCTACACCTGAACAAAAAGCTGATTTTGATGAAAAAATCCGCAATCATACTATGGTTCATGATCAAGTAAGTCGTTTCTATAATGGTTTTCGCCGTGATGCTCACCCAATGGCAATTATGGTTGGTGTAGTGGGTGCATTATCAGCATTTTATCATAACAACTTAAATATTGAAGATGTGAACCATCGTGAAATTACAGCGATGCGTTTAATTGCAAAAGTACCTACTTTAGCAGCATGGAGCTACAAATATACTGTGGGTCAGCCATTTATGTATCCACGTAATGATTTAAGCTATGCTGAAAACTTCTTATATATGATGTTTGCTACGCCAGCAAATCCTGATTATAAAGTAAACCCAGTATTTGCTCGTGCGATGGATCGTATCTTTACTTTACACGCAGACCATGAACAAAATGCTTCAACTTCAACAGTACGTTTAGCAGGTTCTACTGGTGCTAACCCTTATGCGTGTATCTCTGCTGGTATTTCTGCACTTTGGGGTCCATCACATGGTGGTGCAAATGAAGCAGTATTAACGATGCTTGATGAAATTGGTAGCGTAGAAAACGTTGCTGCATTCATGGAAAAAGTGAAGAAGAAAGAAGCAAAATTAATGGGCTTCGGTCATCGTGTTTATAAGAACTTTGACCCTCGTGCGAAAGTGATGAAAGAAACATGTGATGAAGTATTGGCTGCTTTAGGTCATAGCAATGATCCACAGTTAGCTTTAGCAAAAGAGTTAGAGAAAATTGCATTGAGCGATCCATACTTTGTTGAGCGTAAATTATATCCGAACGTAGATTTCTATTCGGGTATCATCTTAAAAGCGATTGGTATTCCAACTGCAATGTTTACAGTAATCTTTGCATTAGCTCGTACTGTAGGTTGGATTAGCCACTGGTTAGAAATGCACGCTGGTCCATACAAAATCAGCCGTCCACGTCAGCTTTATACTGGTGAGACTGAGCGTCATATCAACCGTTAATATTATTTTGATGGTTAAAAGAGTATCCGTAAGGGTACTCTTTTTTATTTATATCCTTGATTAATTGTGGTTATTTTATGATGAAACAATAGATATATTTTAAATATATCTTATTTATATACGTTATTTTATCGTGGAATAATAGTTGTATTTAAAATACATGTTATTAAAATATCCATGATGATTAACGATGAGTGATTAAAAATGAATATTTGTCAATTATTTGGTATTGAATACCCAATTTTATTATCTCCTATGGCAGGTGTAACCACACCACAACTTGCAAGTGAAGTTTCTAATGCAGGAGCTTTGGGTGCATTAGGTTTAGGTGCGAGTAGTGTTACACAATGTCGTGAACAAATTTTAGCAACACAAGCTTTGACCAATCAACCATTCCAAGTGAATTTTTTCTGTCATCAAACGGTACAACCTTGTGTGGAAAAGCATCAACAATGGCTTGATTATATTCGCTCTGAATTTGAAAAATGGGGAGCAGAAATTCCATCACAGTTGAATTGTATTTATCCTAGCTTTTTAGATGGTGATGAATTTTTAAATGTGATTTTAGAAACTGGCGTAAAAATAGTAAGTTTCCATTTTGGTATTCCACATCAACATCAAATACAAACCTTAAAACAGGCAGGTATCATCACAATGGTAACTGCAACTAATTTAGTGGAAGCTCAAGCGATTGAACAAGCGGGTATTGATGTAATTATTGCTCAAGGTGTTGAAGCAGGTGGACATCGTGGTATTTTCCATGCGGAGCGTGATGGGGCAATGACTACTTTGGAATTAGTGAAATTATTAAAACAGCATATTTCACGACCAGTTATTGCTACGGGCGGTTTGATGACAGGGCAGGATATTCAACAAATGTTACAAGCAGGTGCTGATGGTGTACAATTAGGTACAGCGTTTATTCAATGTTCATCTTCTAATGCGAATCATGCCTATCGTCAAGCGTTATTTGCTCAACCGCAAACACAAATTACATCATGTATTTCAGGACGACCTGCCCGTGGTATTATTAATCAATGGCATAATTTAGATACAGCTCAGCGTCCTGATGTGGCAGATTATCCTTATGCTTATGATGTGGCAAAACAATTACATGGTATTGCTAGTCAGCAGGGCAATCAAGATTATGCAGCATTTTGGGCGGGAACGGGTGTGAGTAAAATTCGTGATTTATCAGCAACGGATTTAGTCAAAACCTTAGTACAGGAAATGCAAGGATAACAATAGTCACTTAGCAGAAATAGTGTATACATTTTAAATTAATGTATGCACTTTTTTAGAAAAATGCCCATAATCCTTATTTCAACGCACGCCCCTTTTTATCAAAATAAAACACTTCGTCATTTAAATACGCCACCACTTTATTTTGATGTTTACCAACCATAAAGGCATCAATTTTATCATAAATAAATGGCACAACTTCCACGCCTTGTTTGTTAATACAGCCTGATTTGCCATTCTTTTTGATACAAACAATGGGGTGGGTAAAATAATTATGCGTGTCGTATTGTGGCGGAGCGATTTCATTAAAACCCTTATCAATAAATCCCCATTTGTCATCTTTACGCACCCACGCAAAACCATCAAAGGCAAAGGGTTCTACATAGTCATATTTACCAAATGCCAATAATTCATTTTGGTTTTTGTCTATAAATCCCCATTGCCCGTTTTTATTGGCACGAATAAAGCCGTATTGATTGGGACTATCCAAATGCTTATAAATAAATGGAATAACCACTTGATTATTTTTATCAATCATTCCCCAATAGTCGCCCAATTGCACCGCCGATAACCCTTGTGAAAAATCATCAACTTTATCATATTGAGTAGCAATGACAATTTGACTTCTCTTATTGGCAAAGCCATATTTGCCTGTTGTTTTGTTTTTGATAATAGACATATTATCAGAGTAACAACTGCTGGTATGATTGTCTATTTGTGGGCGTTTGCACCACGCATTTGCATTGGCATTGGTGGAAAACAAAACCGTGCCAATTAGAATTGGAAAAGCAAATAACAACTTTTTCATAATATTACCATTATTGTGTTTTTAAAATTTCGCCTTGCTTGTCAATTAACAGCGCCTTACCATCTTTATAAATATTGATAAAGTCTTTATCAATATCTCTATATCCGTCATATTCTATGGGTAATAATAAGGTGTTATTGACATCAACCAAGCCTATTTTGGTATTGTGATTGGTAACTGGAAAACCAAATCCTTGAAACATAAATATCATATTCATTATATTATCCATTTGTTCTAGACTGCCCTTTGTTATGTCTATTTCTATATCTGTTGCTTGTTGTTTTTCTACCACAAATAAAGTATCGCTGATTGGATAAATATAATCGTATTGTGGAGCGATAACTTCTTTACCTGTTTTATCAATAATGCCCCATTTTGCCTTTAAAAAGGGGCGGTCTTTATCGCCAAGGGCAACCGATAAATAATCGGACGACTTTGACCATTTGCCAACATAATCATAATAAAAAGGAATGATAATATTGCCTTTATTGTCAATCACGCCGATTTTGCCATCTCGTTTGACTCGCCAAAATTCTTGCTGTTCTTGACAGGCTTTTAATTCAATCTCACTGTATTGTTTGGCGATACTTTCTTTTAATATCGGTGGATTGGGGCAGGTATTGGCAAAGGCGATATTGCCAAATACTACCGTACTGATAATGGTGGATAAAATCAATTTTTTCATAAATTTTCCTTTTTTAGTAAGGCTAATTTTAATACCAATAGCATTAAAGCGTGGTTAATTCACTTCGTATTGCTTGGCTCTATTGCCATTTTTATCATAACATATTTTTTTATAACCTGTATCGCTAATACTGCCAAATGCTCCACAAATGGCAAAGCCTTTGGCATATTCATAGCTAATATTGCCTGTATAATTATCCAATGGCAAAATAACTTTACCGTCCAAATTCATTACGCCAGATTGTTTACCACGCTGAATGTTAAAATAAAATTCATCTTTAATACGCTGGCTAAATCTTATATCATCATAATAAGCGGTGATTTCGCCTGTCGGTTTCATTAGGGTATATTGTCCAATGCCTTTTTTGGCAATGGCATAATGTGTATTTGGACAATAGGTAAAATGATGTCCTGCCAATTTGGGGAATTTATCGCACTCGGCAACAGCCAGTTCTTGTTGTTCTTTGATATGTTTGGCGATTGCGATACACCCTGTTAAATTGGCAAATAGAGTGGCGGTTAAAGCGGATAATAAAAGTTTTTTCATCACAATTTCCTATTTTAATTTATCCAAAGAATGAATTACAGGTTTTGTCATATTACAATGATAAAATCCTTTATCATCAATATCTTCTTCACCAAATAAAATGGCAGTAACATAAGCATATTCTTTGCCGTCTGCAAATTTATGGTAGTACATTTCGTGGTGGGCTTTATCGCTTTTAAATTGAGCAGATTGAAAATAATGGTTTTTGCTTTTATCGTCTTGCAAATTATCTGCAATAAAATTTACATCAGATTTTGGCAAGTCAAATTGCTCACTTTCGCCATTATGATACATCGCTTGATAAGTCAAAAGCTCTTTGCCTTTTTCGCTGTCTGTTAAACGAAATTGACTGCCC comes from Moraxella sp. ZY210820 and encodes:
- a CDS encoding nitronate monooxygenase family protein — encoded protein: MNICQLFGIEYPILLSPMAGVTTPQLASEVSNAGALGALGLGASSVTQCREQILATQALTNQPFQVNFFCHQTVQPCVEKHQQWLDYIRSEFEKWGAEIPSQLNCIYPSFLDGDEFLNVILETGVKIVSFHFGIPHQHQIQTLKQAGIITMVTATNLVEAQAIEQAGIDVIIAQGVEAGGHRGIFHAERDGAMTTLELVKLLKQHISRPVIATGGLMTGQDIQQMLQAGADGVQLGTAFIQCSSSNANHAYRQALFAQPQTQITSCISGRPARGIINQWHNLDTAQRPDVADYPYAYDVAKQLHGIASQQGNQDYAAFWAGTGVSKIRDLSATDLVKTLVQEMQG
- a CDS encoding WG repeat-containing protein, whose amino-acid sequence is MKKLLFAFPILIGTVLFSTNANANAWCKRPQIDNHTSSCYSDNMSIIKNKTTGKYGFANKRSQIVIATQYDKVDDFSQGLSAVQLGDYWGMIDKNNQVVIPFIYKHLDSPNQYGFIRANKNGQWGFIDKNQNELLAFGKYDYVEPFAFDGFAWVRKDDKWGFIDKGFNEIAPPQYDTHNYFTHPIVCIKKNGKSGCINKQGVEVVPFIYDKIDAFMVGKHQNKVVAYLNDEVFYFDKKGRALK
- a CDS encoding WG repeat-containing protein, which encodes MKKLILSTIISTVVFGNIAFANTCPNPPILKESIAKQYSEIELKACQEQQEFWRVKRDGKIGVIDNKGNIIIPFYYDYVGKWSKSSDYLSVALGDKDRPFLKAKWGIIDKTGKEVIAPQYDYIYPISDTLFVVEKQQATDIEIDITKGSLEQMDNIMNMIFMFQGFGFPVTNHNTKIGLVDVNNTLLLPIEYDGYRDIDKDFINIYKDGKALLIDKQGEILKTQ